The following proteins are encoded in a genomic region of Sneathiella marina:
- the trpS gene encoding tryptophan--tRNA ligase, with the protein MSRIFSGVQPTGNLHLGNYLGAIRNFVGLQENYECIYCAVDMHAITVWQDPAALRSNTREVAAAYLAAGVDPKTSIIFAQSNVPAHAELAWIFNCIARLGWLNRMTQFKEKAGKNRENASLGLYAYPSLMAADILAYKATHVPVGEDQKQHLELTRDIAQKFNNDYGVDLFPIVEPLIFGEATRVMSLRDGSKKMSKSDPSDYSRITFTDDRDTIAKKLRKARTDADPLPGSEEGLENRPEAANLVGIYAALAESSKQDVLTEFGGSQFSTFKPILTELAVEKFGPVGEEMKRLMADPGHVDAILKEGAARAHKLTEPVMREVKEVVGFIAP; encoded by the coding sequence ATGTCGCGAATTTTTTCTGGCGTTCAGCCAACTGGAAACCTGCATCTTGGCAATTATCTGGGCGCAATCCGGAATTTTGTCGGCCTTCAGGAAAATTACGAATGCATTTATTGCGCCGTCGATATGCATGCCATCACCGTCTGGCAGGATCCGGCCGCCTTGCGCAGTAACACCCGGGAAGTCGCGGCCGCCTATCTCGCGGCAGGCGTCGACCCGAAAACCTCCATTATCTTTGCTCAAAGCAACGTCCCCGCCCATGCGGAACTCGCCTGGATTTTCAATTGTATCGCCCGCCTCGGATGGTTGAACCGGATGACGCAGTTCAAGGAGAAAGCAGGCAAAAACCGTGAAAATGCCTCTCTGGGCCTGTATGCATATCCATCCCTGATGGCGGCGGATATTCTCGCCTACAAGGCCACCCATGTGCCGGTTGGCGAGGACCAGAAACAGCATCTTGAATTGACACGAGATATCGCCCAGAAATTCAATAACGATTATGGCGTGGATCTCTTCCCCATTGTCGAGCCGCTGATTTTCGGTGAAGCGACCCGGGTTATGTCGTTGCGGGACGGATCCAAAAAAATGTCGAAATCCGATCCCAGCGATTATTCCAGGATTACCTTTACAGATGACCGCGACACCATCGCCAAGAAGCTGCGCAAGGCCCGGACGGATGCTGATCCGCTCCCCGGCAGTGAAGAAGGTCTGGAAAACCGTCCGGAAGCGGCCAATCTGGTCGGTATTTACGCGGCCCTGGCGGAGAGCAGCAAGCAAGACGTGCTGACCGAATTCGGCGGATCACAATTTTCCACCTTCAAGCCTATCTTGACGGAGCTTGCCGTTGAGAAATTCGGCCCGGTTGGTGAGGAGATGAAACGGCTGATGGCCGATCCGGGACATGTGGACGCCATCTTAAAAGAGGGCGCGGCGCGGGCGCACAAGCTGACCGAGCCGGTGATGAGGGAAGTCAAAGAAGTTGTTGGGTTTATTGCGCCGTGA
- a CDS encoding DUF2333 family protein — MSEIGNSGPEKKRIGTNRVGAAAKRSWKPIALILLFIVVAYYPVGMFMINNIEDDVDFTPSGENVVAGGSKAVDMMAGLIDREINVNRWTANDPFFMPSAALDNMPNYQQGVISALARFSFELTDQIGRTRGSSQTDPDLQEAAGLLQYSGTKWAWDPSISWLPTAASEEQYEKARKSLIKYNQRLAAGNAVFEKRADNLLATLDRIALDIGSSTAAIDQHIDENAGSFIDFKADDLFYDIKGQSYGYYMILKSLAQDYETLIKERELGNAWAQMLSSLKSVIELNPIVVVNAAPDSQFLPNHLAAQGFYVLRARAQLQEISNILLK, encoded by the coding sequence ATGAGTGAGATAGGCAATAGCGGTCCGGAAAAGAAAAGGATCGGCACCAACCGGGTTGGAGCGGCGGCGAAGCGCAGTTGGAAACCAATTGCCCTTATCCTTCTTTTCATTGTTGTCGCCTATTATCCCGTCGGCATGTTCATGATCAACAACATCGAGGATGATGTTGATTTCACACCGAGCGGGGAAAATGTTGTGGCCGGTGGCAGCAAGGCCGTCGATATGATGGCGGGGCTGATTGACCGGGAAATCAACGTCAATCGATGGACCGCCAATGATCCGTTTTTCATGCCCTCTGCGGCACTTGATAATATGCCCAATTACCAGCAGGGTGTCATTTCCGCGCTTGCCCGTTTCAGTTTCGAGCTGACGGACCAGATCGGGCGCACACGGGGGTCAAGCCAAACGGATCCGGACCTTCAGGAAGCGGCGGGACTGCTGCAATATTCCGGGACCAAATGGGCATGGGATCCCTCTATTTCCTGGCTGCCCACGGCAGCGTCGGAAGAGCAATATGAAAAAGCCCGTAAATCCCTGATCAAGTATAATCAGCGTTTGGCCGCCGGCAACGCGGTCTTTGAAAAGCGGGCCGACAACCTGCTGGCGACTCTGGACCGGATCGCCCTCGATATCGGATCATCAACCGCTGCCATTGATCAACATATCGACGAAAACGCCGGAAGCTTCATCGATTTCAAGGCAGATGATCTGTTCTATGACATCAAGGGCCAAAGCTACGGCTATTACATGATCCTGAAATCCCTTGCCCAGGACTACGAAACCCTGATCAAGGAACGGGAGCTTGGCAATGCCTGGGCCCAGATGCTGAGCAGCCTGAAATCGGTCATCGAGCTTAACCCGATCGTTGTCGTCAATGCAGCACCGGATTCCCAGTTTCTTCCCAATCATCTTGCGGCTCAGGGGTTCTATGTTCTGCGGGCGCGGGCTCAGCTACAGGAAATCAGTAACATTCTCTTGAAATAA
- a CDS encoding universal stress protein: MTDESQTETMRNKFLVVVDDTPECTSAIRFACRRAWHVGGGVMLLYVIEPPEFQHWMGVEQAMREEAREAAEDRLQSLAEEIQKETTIIPEFVIRDGFTKEQVLSLIEEDPDVRILVLAASPDTGGPGPLVKSLVGEMSGTFAIPITVVPGNLTTRQLDAVT, from the coding sequence ATGACGGACGAAAGCCAGACAGAGACTATGCGAAACAAGTTTCTTGTTGTCGTGGATGATACGCCTGAATGCACATCTGCAATCCGGTTTGCCTGCCGGCGAGCCTGGCATGTCGGGGGCGGCGTCATGTTGTTATATGTTATCGAACCCCCCGAATTCCAGCACTGGATGGGTGTGGAACAGGCCATGCGTGAAGAAGCGCGCGAGGCTGCCGAAGACCGGCTTCAGTCTCTTGCCGAAGAAATCCAGAAGGAAACGACCATTATTCCGGAATTCGTGATCAGAGACGGTTTCACAAAAGAGCAGGTGCTCTCGTTAATAGAAGAAGACCCCGATGTCCGAATTCTGGTGCTTGCGGCATCCCCCGATACCGGCGGTCCGGGACCATTGGTCAAAAGCCTTGTCGGTGAAATGTCGGGCACCTTTGCCATCCCGATCACTGTCGTACCGGGAAACCTGACGACACGGCAGTTGGATGCGGTTACCTAG
- a CDS encoding glucosaminidase domain-containing protein, translated as MQLIKAGFKSNKLMTLVGLMLAIAYVLPELTDSTYDMRNASYGQSRLLAAKGIPLPIRKPGNLPYVEQPIQVDIGSLEAEWSNADFDLGHIRYGQAVPRLFVDQIPVDILDIQDVEKRKQVFISVVLPLILNNNEKTLSQRDRLMSLISARKSGQTLLAADENWLQNLATRYREDPYQLDSLLLKVDAIPVSMALAQAVEESGWGTSRFAREGNALFGQRVWGQGKGIVPAQRAEGETYEVRAFDTLSESISSYSHNLNVHPSYEMFRTERARRSGEPDNPLNGYKLTETLTTYSERGQDYINALQNLIQANRFDQLENAQLVRERLAGNRL; from the coding sequence ATGCAATTAATCAAAGCTGGTTTCAAATCCAATAAGCTGATGACCCTGGTCGGGCTGATGCTGGCGATCGCCTATGTGCTTCCGGAATTAACGGACAGCACATATGATATGCGTAATGCCTCATATGGTCAGTCCAGGTTGCTGGCTGCCAAAGGCATCCCTTTGCCCATACGGAAACCGGGAAACCTCCCGTATGTTGAGCAACCCATTCAAGTTGATATCGGCTCCCTGGAAGCGGAATGGTCCAACGCGGATTTCGACCTGGGCCATATTCGTTATGGGCAGGCTGTACCGAGATTATTTGTCGATCAGATCCCCGTCGATATTCTGGACATTCAGGATGTGGAGAAACGGAAACAGGTTTTCATTTCTGTTGTCTTGCCGCTCATCCTGAATAATAACGAGAAGACACTGTCCCAGCGGGATCGCCTCATGTCCCTTATCTCTGCCCGGAAATCTGGCCAGACCTTGCTTGCTGCCGATGAAAACTGGCTGCAGAATCTGGCCACACGCTACCGCGAAGACCCCTATCAGCTTGACAGCTTGTTGCTGAAAGTGGACGCCATACCTGTCTCCATGGCGCTGGCTCAGGCGGTTGAGGAATCCGGTTGGGGTACATCGCGCTTTGCCAGAGAAGGCAACGCCCTTTTCGGCCAGCGGGTCTGGGGACAAGGCAAGGGTATCGTACCGGCGCAACGGGCAGAGGGGGAGACATATGAGGTCCGGGCTTTCGACACCTTGTCCGAGTCCATCTCTTCCTACAGCCACAACCTCAATGTGCATCCCTCTTATGAAATGTTTCGGACGGAACGCGCCCGTCGATCGGGCGAGCCGGATAACCCTTTAAACGGCTACAAGCTCACCGAAACCCTGACGACCTATTCGGAGCGGGGGCAGGATTATATCAATGCCCTGCAAAACCTCATTCAGGCAAATCGATTTGACCAGCTTGAAAATGCCCAACTGGTGCGCGAACGCCTGGCTGGCAACCGTCTCTAA
- a CDS encoding glucose 1-dehydrogenase — MDRVKDKITLITGAAQGIGLATARLFIAEGATVILADLNADAGSAAAEELGEKAHFMPLDVSNADQWDQVVGDIVATHGRLDILVNNAGILATGKRQTIEDTDLEQWRAIQTVNVEGVFLGCQNAVRHMKETGGAIVNLSSVAAIIGTPQLIAYGASKAAVRQMTKSVAIHCTLRKYPIRCNSVHPDPIRTAMGDELMTMYDGDLKSGWDNIENRIPIGTPGEPIDIANSVLFLASDEARHMTGSELVIDGGLTAT; from the coding sequence ATGGACCGCGTAAAAGACAAAATCACACTTATCACGGGCGCAGCACAAGGCATTGGCCTGGCCACAGCGCGCCTCTTCATTGCCGAGGGTGCGACCGTTATCCTTGCCGATCTCAATGCCGATGCCGGTTCTGCCGCCGCAGAAGAACTTGGCGAGAAAGCGCATTTTATGCCATTGGATGTCAGCAATGCCGATCAATGGGATCAAGTCGTTGGTGATATTGTTGCCACGCATGGCCGGTTGGATATTCTGGTCAATAACGCCGGTATATTGGCGACGGGAAAGCGTCAAACCATTGAGGATACGGACCTGGAGCAATGGCGGGCTATTCAAACTGTCAATGTGGAAGGAGTCTTCCTTGGCTGCCAGAATGCTGTCCGGCATATGAAGGAAACGGGCGGTGCCATTGTCAACCTGTCCTCCGTCGCCGCGATCATTGGCACCCCCCAGCTGATTGCCTATGGCGCGTCAAAAGCCGCAGTACGGCAAATGACCAAGTCCGTGGCCATCCATTGTACGTTGCGAAAATACCCGATCCGCTGCAATTCGGTGCATCCGGATCCAATCCGCACCGCCATGGGAGATGAGTTGATGACCATGTATGACGGTGATTTGAAATCCGGCTGGGACAATATTGAAAACCGTATCCCCATCGGCACGCCCGGTGAGCCGATTGATATCGCCAATAGCGTCTTGTTCCTGGCCTCCGATGAGGCCCGTCATATGACCGGGTCAGAACTTGTTATTGATGGCGGTCTGACGGCGACTTAA
- a CDS encoding malate/lactate/ureidoglycolate dehydrogenase produces the protein MLIDHQRLAETVRKILTTAGSNADEAAIVADHLVLANLSGHDSHGVGMIPNYMRNIQSGYLNPNQHAEKVRHDGSILVFDGKAGYGQVVARDAMIEGINVSRETGVAIVALRNAHHIGRVGTYGEQCADAGLVSLHFVNVTGHMPLVAPHPGADARFGTNPICISLPDTENEPRIILDFATSKVALGKMRVANNRGEQVAEGLLLDKDGNPTTDPGVMWEEEVGALLPIGEHKGYGLALMCELLSGAIGGGGTLQPENVRDTRIINNMLSIVIDPSRLTDPTYIAHEMKEMCDYVRQSPPRAGHDEVILPGDPERRHRRHRIENGIDVDDETWRQIVEAAGEMGADITSI, from the coding sequence ATGCTTATAGATCATCAACGGCTGGCTGAAACCGTCAGAAAAATACTGACGACGGCCGGCAGCAATGCCGACGAGGCGGCCATTGTCGCTGACCACCTGGTTCTCGCCAACCTGTCGGGTCATGACAGCCATGGCGTCGGGATGATTCCCAACTATATGCGCAATATCCAGTCCGGTTACCTCAACCCCAACCAACATGCCGAAAAAGTCCGCCATGACGGCTCCATTCTGGTGTTCGACGGGAAGGCGGGCTATGGGCAGGTTGTTGCACGGGATGCGATGATAGAGGGCATAAATGTTTCACGTGAAACAGGTGTTGCCATCGTCGCCCTTCGCAATGCCCATCATATTGGCCGGGTCGGTACTTATGGGGAACAATGTGCCGATGCCGGCCTGGTTTCCCTGCATTTTGTCAATGTCACCGGCCATATGCCGCTTGTCGCCCCCCATCCCGGTGCGGATGCACGATTTGGCACCAACCCCATTTGTATTTCCCTGCCCGATACGGAGAACGAGCCGCGGATCATTCTCGATTTCGCTACCAGCAAAGTTGCCCTGGGGAAAATGCGCGTTGCCAATAACCGCGGCGAACAAGTGGCGGAGGGCCTGCTGCTGGATAAAGATGGAAATCCCACCACGGATCCGGGTGTCATGTGGGAAGAGGAGGTCGGCGCGCTTCTGCCGATCGGTGAGCATAAGGGCTATGGTCTTGCGCTGATGTGTGAGCTGTTGTCCGGTGCCATAGGCGGCGGCGGAACGTTGCAGCCGGAAAATGTCCGCGATACGCGCATTATCAACAACATGCTGTCGATTGTGATCGACCCGAGCCGCCTGACAGATCCGACCTACATCGCCCATGAAATGAAGGAAATGTGCGATTATGTCCGGCAGTCACCGCCGCGTGCCGGGCATGACGAGGTTATTCTTCCCGGCGATCCGGAACGCCGCCATCGCCGCCACCGCATTGAAAACGGCATCGACGTGGATGACGAAACCTGGCGGCAAATCGTCGAGGCGGCGGGGGAAATGGGCGCCGATATCACCTCCATCTAA
- a CDS encoding HpcH/HpaI aldolase family protein — protein sequence MDQNKLKKKLKAGEKAAACWLFSNSSDAAEIIGGTGFDAVMIDHEHGSGSLTTAVDQHRAVRSVSDMTVLMRVPWNDTVLIKRALDMGVDGIMVPSVNTAEEARAAVQACRYPPTGIRSAGFGAARAGGYGRTASRYRKNLDSELMIICQIETKEAVGNIEEIAAVDGVDMLFIGPNDLSASINKLAEFEDPEVKALFEEARDKIIASPAFLGCISKGTVETNQLFADGFDFLLCAGDVGLLATAANDLLATLKK from the coding sequence ATGGACCAGAATAAACTCAAGAAGAAACTCAAAGCCGGCGAAAAAGCGGCGGCGTGCTGGCTGTTTTCAAATTCAAGCGATGCGGCTGAAATCATCGGCGGAACCGGTTTTGATGCGGTGATGATTGACCATGAGCATGGCTCCGGGAGTCTGACAACCGCGGTTGACCAGCATCGGGCCGTTCGCTCGGTCAGCGATATGACGGTCCTGATGCGGGTTCCGTGGAATGACACTGTCCTGATTAAACGGGCGCTGGATATGGGCGTCGATGGCATCATGGTGCCCTCGGTCAATACGGCAGAAGAGGCACGCGCCGCAGTTCAGGCCTGTCGCTATCCGCCCACAGGTATTCGCAGTGCCGGTTTTGGTGCGGCGCGGGCCGGTGGGTATGGGCGAACCGCCTCCCGGTACCGAAAAAATCTCGATAGCGAACTGATGATTATTTGCCAGATCGAAACCAAGGAAGCCGTTGGCAATATCGAGGAAATCGCAGCAGTCGACGGTGTCGATATGCTGTTTATCGGCCCCAATGATCTTTCCGCCAGCATCAATAAACTTGCTGAATTTGAGGACCCTGAGGTTAAGGCCCTGTTTGAGGAAGCCCGCGACAAGATTATCGCCAGCCCGGCATTTCTCGGCTGTATCTCAAAAGGCACCGTTGAGACCAACCAGCTATTCGCGGACGGATTTGATTTCCTCCTCTGCGCCGGCGATGTCGGGTTGCTGGCCACGGCGGCCAATGACCTGCTTGCGACGTTAAAGAAATAA
- a CDS encoding polysaccharide deacetylase family protein codes for MHILSKFVKTALMTTCLMVGSLVLPTLALSADWASVIMYHRFGEEQYPATNIKVEQFKEHIQELKTGGYTVLPLNEIVDRLEKGEALPDRTVALTVDDAYRSVFDVAWPLLKEANLPFTVFVATEGVDSASPGYMTWDQIRDLRDNGVHIGHHGHSHAHYPLLSIANVEKDIDTASARFEAELGFIPAIFAYPYGEYGDEIKAVIRKTGFMAAFGQQSGVAYSGHDRFELPRFAMSENYGGIGRFRLAANALPLRVKDVTPSDNILTRNPPNFGFTITEDYGNLKTLSCFASSQTGGAVPIEKIGASRIEVRLSTAFKTGRGRINCTLPGPDRRWRWFGSLFYIPAAIGR; via the coding sequence ATGCATATTCTTTCAAAATTTGTAAAAACGGCACTTATGACCACTTGCCTGATGGTTGGCAGTCTGGTTTTACCGACCCTTGCCCTGTCCGCCGATTGGGCCAGTGTGATCATGTATCACCGATTTGGCGAGGAGCAATATCCGGCAACCAATATCAAGGTCGAGCAATTCAAGGAGCATATTCAGGAGCTCAAAACCGGCGGATATACAGTGTTACCGCTGAACGAGATTGTCGATCGGTTGGAAAAAGGGGAGGCGCTTCCCGACAGAACGGTCGCCCTGACCGTTGATGATGCCTATCGCTCCGTTTTTGATGTCGCTTGGCCCTTATTGAAAGAAGCCAATCTGCCCTTTACGGTTTTCGTTGCAACGGAGGGGGTTGATAGCGCGTCCCCGGGTTACATGACCTGGGATCAAATTCGCGATTTACGCGATAATGGCGTCCATATCGGTCATCACGGCCATTCCCATGCCCATTATCCATTGCTCTCCATTGCCAATGTTGAAAAGGATATTGATACGGCGAGTGCGCGGTTCGAGGCTGAGCTGGGGTTTATACCGGCGATCTTCGCCTATCCTTACGGGGAATATGGTGACGAGATAAAAGCTGTTATCCGCAAGACAGGTTTTATGGCCGCCTTCGGGCAGCAGTCAGGTGTCGCCTATTCCGGGCATGACCGTTTTGAATTGCCGCGCTTCGCCATGAGCGAAAATTACGGGGGAATTGGTCGTTTTCGCCTGGCGGCAAATGCCTTGCCGCTTCGGGTCAAGGACGTGACACCGTCTGATAATATACTAACCCGTAATCCGCCTAATTTTGGATTTACCATCACGGAAGATTATGGCAATCTCAAAACGCTTTCCTGCTTTGCCTCCAGTCAAACGGGCGGCGCGGTTCCGATCGAAAAAATTGGGGCGTCGCGCATTGAAGTCCGGCTCTCTACCGCGTTCAAAACAGGGCGGGGCCGCATAAATTGTACGTTACCCGGACCGGATCGGCGCTGGCGCTGGTTCGGATCATTATTTTATATTCCGGCGGCCATCGGCCGCTGA
- the ddpX gene encoding D-alanyl-D-alanine dipeptidase — translation MTLIEITPEKYDVDLDIRYASSNNFTAAPVYKRAVCFLNEEAAEKLEQAIQLAAAMGFRFRLYDGFRPTEAVQALWDHTPDPLYLSHPSNGSPHSRGAAIDLTLLDTAGQELEMGTEFDAMTDLSHHGALGVSAQAQKNRAILLGIMTAADWDFYRNEWWHYQLFRPRRYPTLSDAASGAEMM, via the coding sequence ATGACATTGATCGAAATTACGCCGGAAAAATATGATGTGGATTTGGATATCCGATATGCCTCCAGCAATAATTTTACGGCAGCCCCTGTATATAAAAGAGCGGTCTGTTTTTTGAATGAAGAGGCGGCGGAAAAACTGGAACAGGCTATCCAGTTGGCGGCCGCTATGGGGTTTCGCTTTCGGCTGTATGACGGATTTCGGCCAACCGAGGCCGTTCAGGCGCTTTGGGATCATACACCTGACCCTCTCTATCTTTCCCATCCAAGCAATGGGTCGCCGCATTCGCGCGGGGCAGCCATTGATCTGACCTTGCTGGACACCGCCGGGCAGGAGTTGGAAATGGGGACGGAATTTGATGCCATGACGGATTTGTCCCATCACGGGGCGCTTGGTGTTTCAGCCCAAGCGCAAAAGAACAGGGCAATTCTACTTGGAATTATGACCGCCGCCGACTGGGATTTTTACCGGAACGAATGGTGGCATTACCAATTGTTTAGACCTCGGCGTTACCCTACCTTATCGGATGCTGCGTCCGGCGCCGAAATGATGTAA